The genome window AAGACTAAAAGAGCTAAACTCTGATATTCAGACTATCTCAATTGAGCCTGCTGAGTCTCTTCATGGGCTTGAGGGAATGAAACATATGCCTAGCTCAATTGTTCCAGGTATTTATGACGATACAAAGGCAGATAAACTGGTACGGGTTACAACAGAAGATGCATATGACACAATGAAGGATCTACTTAAAAAAGAAGGCATTTTCGTCGGACACTCAGGAGGCGCTGTAGCTTATGCTGCACTTGAATGCGCAAAAAATCTTGAGGAAGGTGTTGTGGTTACAGTTTTCCCGGACGGCGGCTATAGATATTTAAGTGGAGGAATATGGTGGTAAAAGTACATAAGTCAGCTAATGAAGGAATGATAAAACATGCAGAATCAGGATTCCCGCATGAAGTATGCGGGGTTATGATCGGCACGAGCGGCGAAATTACACACTACAGAGAATGTGGAAACTTAAACACCGAAAGAGCGCACGACCGCTACGAGCTTGACCCAGTGTCTTTTAAAGAGGCCGATGAATGGGCAAGAGAAAATAATATGGAGATACTGGGAATCTATCACTCCCACCCCGATCATCCGGCTAGGGCTTCAGAGACCGACAGGCAAAGGGGTTGGCCCGATTGGATATACATTATTTATTCCATCATGGGGGGTAAATACAGCGACGCCAAAGCTTGGGTCTTAGAAGACTTTGACGGGCAATTTAGTG of Thermodesulfobacteriota bacterium contains these proteins:
- a CDS encoding M67 family metallopeptidase — its product is MVVKVHKSANEGMIKHAESGFPHEVCGVMIGTSGEITHYRECGNLNTERAHDRYELDPVSFKEADEWARENNMEILGIYHSHPDHPARASETDRQRGWPDWIYIIYSIMGGKYSDAKAWVLEDFDGQFSEEEIQVVEG
- a CDS encoding pyridoxal-phosphate dependent enzyme, yielding KENPDKYFMPDQYNNPANPRAHYETTAMEIWEQTQGRVTHFLAGLGTSGTFMGTSRRLKELNSDIQTISIEPAESLHGLEGMKHMPSSIVPGIYDDTKADKLVRVTTEDAYDTMKDLLKKEGIFVGHSGGAVAYAALECAKNLEEGVVVTVFPDGGYRYLSGGIWW